The sequence TGGCCAATCTTCCGTTTCTTGGGCCACGGCAATTATTTGTTTAACTAAATCAACCGTTTCAATAATATTTTCGCCAGCGCGCTTTTTAACATCTAAAACAACTGCAGACTCACCATCCAATCGAGCAAAGCTTTCTGGATCTCTAAACGAGCGTCTGACCGTCGCAATATCACCAAAAGTAATCACCTGTTTGCCATCTATCTTTACTGGCATTTCCAAAACATCTTTCAACGATTCAAAAACAGATGGGACTTTTACTGAAAATCGACCATAACCCGTATCGACAAAACCAGCAGCGACAACACGGTTATTCAGTGCAATCAGATTGTAGATATCACCTTGGTCTAAGTTGTAACTTTCCATTAATAAAGGATCGACAACAATTTCGACTATATCTTCTCTATCTCCAGCGATATCGACTTCTAAAACCTGTTTATAGCTTTCTAGCTTGTCACGTAAAACTCGAGCAATCTGTACAATGGTTCTTTCAGGTACGGTACCGTATAGAACAACCGATAATACCGGCTGAAAAGAAGCCAAAGTCACTTCGTTAACAGTCGGTTCATCACTGTCCGCTGGTAGTTTCGGTTTTGCTTGATCAACCGCATCTCGGACATCGGCCATCGCTTTATCCAGATCAATTCCGACGTTGAACTCTAACGTGACAGAGGCGTAGCCTTCAGAGGCCGTAGCGCTCATCTCCTTTACCCCCTCAATAGAACGTAATTCTTGTTCTATTGGGCGCACTAATAATCGTTCTGCATCATCCGGTGAGATACCTTCATGGCTCACACCGACGTAAATAATCGGTATTGTGATATCTGGGCTCGACTCCTTTGGAATCGTAATATAGGTAATCACACCTGCTACTAAAATCAGTATCAGTAGCGTGAGCATTGTTCTAGAACGGGATAGAGCCGCGTCTATAATCGCAAACATAGTTACCTCCGCCCTATTGGTTTTCTGATTCGTGTTTCACAGCAATAACCGAATCACCATCTCTCACAAAACCTTGACCGATCGTTATAATATCAACGCTGAAACCCAAGCCCGTTAACCAAACGCCATCTTGCTCCGCTTTAACAAGTTGAATGGGAACAAAATGAACGACGTTATCTTTAAGGGTTTTCACACCCAAATTACCACCTTCATCAAGCGCTAGCATCGCAGGGGATACCTTAATCGCTTTTTGCATCTCAAGGTTCAGTTCAACCTCTGCACTGACTCCCGCTGGTATTTTCTGGTCGGGGTTAGGTATTTCTACTTCAATTGGGAAAGTATTGGTGGCATTAGAAGAAACCCTAGAAATATACCTAAGCGTACCCTCAATTTTTTCCCCACCAATTAATCTGATCTGTGCTTTTTGGTTTACTTTCAGGTTTTGAACATGACGTTCGCTGACATCGGCTTCGATAACCAAGACATTTAGATCGATAACCGTAGCGACAGGATCACCAACACCAACATAATCACCGAGCTCAATGAGGAGTTCGTCTACGATTCCATCAAATGGGGCTCTAATTTGAGTGTTACGAAGGTTAAGCTGAGCTTTTTTAACTAACGCTCTTGCTTCAACCAGATTGGCTTGGGCGGTACTATAAGCAACTTCACCCTGTAATCCTTTGCTCTTTAATGATTTAGAGGCTTTGAATTCTTTCTCTTTAACCGACAAATTGGCTCTTGCTCTTTCAAGCTGAATTTCTAAATCGGCCTTATCTATTTGGGCGATAGATTGATCTTTTTTAACTTCATCGCCCTTTCTCACCATCAAAGTCACTACACGACCAGCAACTTCTGCACCTAATTTAGCTTGCCTATCTGGCGCAGTTCTTCCATACAAGTCTATTTTTTTTGCCGTCAACACTGCTTCAAACGTTTGAAATTCGACTTTGGCCAACAACGCTTCAGGCTCTTCTGCCATGTTGCCTTTTGAGGACTGTTCCTCAGCACTTAACATCCCTAAACCTAACCAAAGAGATAAGCCAATAAGAAGTATGAAAGAGATAAGCCAAGGGCGTCGAGAAAAAAGCGGCCAATTGCCATAACAAAGTTCCTTTTAGTTACACAAGCAAAACAAAAAATACGGACTACATATACTATTGTTTTATTATGCTTAGGTAGACAAAATTAGCAAAGCCTTATGTAAGATGTTAAAACATAAGGCTTTAATGATAATTTAATTCGAGACTATAGCACTTTATTCAAAGAAAACTGTGTAGCAGATCTAGACGCTGAAAGATGCTCCGCAGCCACATGTTGTCGTTGCATTAGGGTTATTGACAAAAAAGCGAGACCCTTCAAGACCTTCGGTATAATCCACAACACCACCTATCAGATATTGTAAGCTCATAGGATCTACGACGAGTGTGACACCACTATTAATAATGGTCGTATCGCCATCATTCACTTTTTCATCAAAAGTGAAGCCATACTGAAAGCCACTACAGCCTCCACCAGTAATATACACACGCAATTTTAATTCTGGGTTCTCTTCTTCTTCGATCAGCGTTTTTACTCTTATTGCTGCCGCATCAGAAAAAGATAATGGTACATTTAATTCGCTCACGATAACCTCTCTCTTTCGTGTCATATCAACTCGTCTTTTCTTATCTCTCTTATATGAGTCAATATTTTATTTTTTCAATATCTGCTGATTATCTAGTACCTGACTAAATCATTCAAGTATTCTTATGAGTCATCTGTAAACCTAGCGAATTCTTCAATTTTTGCACCAACTCACTATTTTAATTATTTAAGCAAATTTTCTAAACCTAACCAGTACAAGTTCGCTACAATGCCAAACTATTGCTTCAAGTCAGAACAACAAGGAAAAATTGATGACCAAATCAGCAAAACTCTATCAAAAGGCGCAACAAATCATTCCTGGTGGCGTGAACTCTCCCGTTCGTGCATTCAACGGTGTTGGCGGCTCTCCAGTATTTATAGAAAAAGCAGATGGCCCTTTGATTATTGATGCAGATGGTAAATCTTATATCGACTACGTTGGTTCTTGGGGCCCTATGATTCTAGGTCACAACCATCCTGTCATTCGCGATGCGGTTATCGAAGCTGCCCATAGAGGGCTGAGTTTTGGTGCTCCTACCGAAGTGGAAGTTGAAATGGCCGAGCTAGTATCCAAAATAGTTCCGTCTATGGAACAGCTCCGTATGGTGAACTCCGGCACAGAAGCCACGATGAGTGCAATACGCTTGGCTCGAGGATTCACAGGTAGAGACAAGATACTCAAATTCGAGGGTTGTTATCACGGTCACGCCGACAGCCTACTGGTTAAAGCTGGCTCAGGTGCGCTAACTTTAGGCCAACCAAGCTCACCAGGCGTACCAGCAGATTTCGCAAAATATACATTAACCGCAACATTTAATAACCTTGACTCTGTTCAAGCGCTTTTTGATGCGAATAAAGGTGAAATAGCGTGCATCATCGTAGAGCCAGTCGCAGGCAACATGAACTGCATTCCACCGATAGAAGGCTTTCATGAAGGTCTTCGCGACATCTGCGACAAAGAAGGTGCATTGCTCATTTTTGATGAAGTAATGACGGGCTTTAGGGTTGCACAAGGTTGTGCTCAGGCATATTACAACATTAAACCGGACTTAACTTGTCTGGGTAAAGTCATCGGCGGTGGCATGCCAGTTGGTGCATTTGGTGGCCGCAAAGATGTTATGCAGCACATCGCCCCGACTGGACCTGTTTATCAAGCTGGTACCTTATCAGGTAACCCAATAGCAATGGCTGCTGGCCTAGCTTGTTTAAAAACACTCACAGCGGAAGGAAATGAAGCCGCTCTAGCAGCAAAAACTAAACAACTTGCCGATGGATTTAAAGCACTAGCCGACAAACACAATATCCCACTGCTTGTTTCTCAAGTCGGAGGAATGTTTGGTTTCTTTTTCACAGACCAAGAAAAAGTAACCTGTTATGAAGAAGTTGCCAAATGCGATGTTGAACGCTTTAAAAACTTCTTCCACTTAATGCTAGAAGAAGGTGTTTACCTTGCGCCTTCAGCATTTGAGGCTAGCTTTACTTCCCTTGCTCATGGTGAAAAAGAGATTGAAGCGACCTTAGAAGCCGCCGATCGTAGCTTTGCTAAACTCGCTTAATTATCTAATACCATTAAGCGAATTAGCTGACCAAAATATAAAAGTAGTGGTCACAAAGAAACTAAAAAGGGCTGATTAAAATCTGCCCTTTTTAGTTAATGCCAATTAACTATCACTAAAATCAAAATCACACCAATAAAACCGCTAAACCAAGGGATGTTGCCAATTTTCATTTTCGATTTAGAACATTTTTTATTACCACCACAACACGCCATACTTACCTCTGATTAGGCTTTAATTATCATTTTAAGCGAATATTCGTTGAGCGCTAAACGAACTTATTGACGCATATTCTATCGATAGTACTCCACAATAAACCATTTGAAACAAATTATTTGAAAACCAGAGCGTTAACATCCATTATAATCACCATCTTTGCTCTGACATACAAGGGATCACCTAGTGCCAGAAAAACTCCGAATATCCTCAAGTCATTGGGTGCTGATCGCTGCTTTATTAGTTGCCGGTTATGCTTGCTACCTACTCGTTGCACCCTATATGAACTCTATCGTAATGGCTTTTATTATTTCGCTATTAATGTTTCCATTACATGAATGGATCGAGAAAAAGATCCCTAAACACAACAACCTTGCATCTTTATTATCATGCGTCGTACTAACGTTCATCATTGTTATTCCGTTACTTGCCGTATTTGCGGCTATTGTTCAGCAGGGCTCATCTGCCACCCAACAGATTTACCATTGGGTAACAGGTGGTGGTATACAAGAGTTCTTCAAATTACCTTGGATAGTAAAAGCGCTTGATTTTGTTAATGAATACTTGCCATTTGAAACGATCGACCCTCAACAAATTGCACAAAAGATTGGACAACTAGCAACGACGTTCGGCAGTAACCTTGTTGCCATTAGTGCAAAGATATTAGGGGACGCTACCAACTTCTTGATGGATTTCATGCTGATGTTATTTGTCTTGTTCTTCCTACTAAGAGATCACGATAAGATAATCCTCGCTATGCGCCATATTCTTCCACTTTCTCGTAGCCAAGAAGATAAGCTATTAGAAGAGGTCGAAAAAGTATCTAAATCTGCCGTTCTTGGCTCATTTCTAACGGCTATCGCTCAAGGCTTTGCTGGCGGAATTGGTATGTGGCTTTGTGGCTTTCCGGGCCTTTTCTGGGGAACAATGTTTGGTTTCGCTTCTTTCATACCGGTTGTCGGCACAGCGCTTATCTGGATCCCTGCGACTCTTTATCTGTTCGTTATAGGGGAGACTAACTGGGCAATATTCTTGGCGGTTTGGTCGATAGCACTTGTTGGCTCAATTGATAACGTTCTGCGTCCACTGCTGATGCAAGGTAGCGCGGGAATGAATACCTTAATGATTTTCTTCTCACTTCTAGGCGGGATTCAATTATTTGGTTTGATTGGCTTAATATATGGACCGATTATTTTTGCTGTCACTATTGTTCTATTCAACATCTATGAAGAAGAGTTCCACGGATTTCTCAAGAACCAAGACAAAAGCTAGAGCGAACTAAAATAGCTTCATGCCGTGGGCAGATTATGCGAAAATCTGCCCACTTTAGTTTTTCGGAAAAAATCATGTCCTATACCGCACCTAGTCAGATAGCAGAACGTCAACTTGCCCACTTTGAAGGGAAACACGTTCTGATTGCCGGAGAAGCAGAAGATCTGTTTCCTGTAGAACTGGCTAAACATTGCGAATCCGTTTCTGTATTCACATCAAACTATAGCTATCATCGCCAACTCAAAGGCAAAAGCACAATTACCAGCTACTTTGGTATTCAGTTTCAAGAAGACACACCAATTAACATGGTTTTACTCTATTGGCCTAAAGCAAAAGCTGAAGCTGAATACCTTCTTGCTATGCTTTTTGCACACTTAGGGCCTGAAACGGA is a genomic window of Vibrio algarum containing:
- a CDS encoding efflux RND transporter periplasmic adaptor subunit codes for the protein MLSAEEQSSKGNMAEEPEALLAKVEFQTFEAVLTAKKIDLYGRTAPDRQAKLGAEVAGRVVTLMVRKGDEVKKDQSIAQIDKADLEIQLERARANLSVKEKEFKASKSLKSKGLQGEVAYSTAQANLVEARALVKKAQLNLRNTQIRAPFDGIVDELLIELGDYVGVGDPVATVIDLNVLVIEADVSERHVQNLKVNQKAQIRLIGGEKIEGTLRYISRVSSNATNTFPIEVEIPNPDQKIPAGVSAEVELNLEMQKAIKVSPAMLALDEGGNLGVKTLKDNVVHFVPIQLVKAEQDGVWLTGLGFSVDIITIGQGFVRDGDSVIAVKHESENQ
- the erpA gene encoding iron-sulfur cluster insertion protein ErpA, with product MSELNVPLSFSDAAAIRVKTLIEEEENPELKLRVYITGGGCSGFQYGFTFDEKVNDGDTTIINSGVTLVVDPMSLQYLIGGVVDYTEGLEGSRFFVNNPNATTTCGCGASFSV
- the hemL gene encoding glutamate-1-semialdehyde 2,1-aminomutase is translated as MTKSAKLYQKAQQIIPGGVNSPVRAFNGVGGSPVFIEKADGPLIIDADGKSYIDYVGSWGPMILGHNHPVIRDAVIEAAHRGLSFGAPTEVEVEMAELVSKIVPSMEQLRMVNSGTEATMSAIRLARGFTGRDKILKFEGCYHGHADSLLVKAGSGALTLGQPSSPGVPADFAKYTLTATFNNLDSVQALFDANKGEIACIIVEPVAGNMNCIPPIEGFHEGLRDICDKEGALLIFDEVMTGFRVAQGCAQAYYNIKPDLTCLGKVIGGGMPVGAFGGRKDVMQHIAPTGPVYQAGTLSGNPIAMAAGLACLKTLTAEGNEAALAAKTKQLADGFKALADKHNIPLLVSQVGGMFGFFFTDQEKVTCYEEVAKCDVERFKNFFHLMLEEGVYLAPSAFEASFTSLAHGEKEIEATLEAADRSFAKLA
- a CDS encoding AI-2E family transporter, with the translated sequence MPEKLRISSSHWVLIAALLVAGYACYLLVAPYMNSIVMAFIISLLMFPLHEWIEKKIPKHNNLASLLSCVVLTFIIVIPLLAVFAAIVQQGSSATQQIYHWVTGGGIQEFFKLPWIVKALDFVNEYLPFETIDPQQIAQKIGQLATTFGSNLVAISAKILGDATNFLMDFMLMLFVLFFLLRDHDKIILAMRHILPLSRSQEDKLLEEVEKVSKSAVLGSFLTAIAQGFAGGIGMWLCGFPGLFWGTMFGFASFIPVVGTALIWIPATLYLFVIGETNWAIFLAVWSIALVGSIDNVLRPLLMQGSAGMNTLMIFFSLLGGIQLFGLIGLIYGPIIFAVTIVLFNIYEEEFHGFLKNQDKS